A genomic stretch from Nilaparvata lugens isolate BPH unplaced genomic scaffold, ASM1435652v1 scaffold10627, whole genome shotgun sequence includes:
- the LOC120355372 gene encoding non-structural maintenance of chromosomes element 4 homolog A-like: MQVVNEDAKKVEEYRVLNKSLRQSFSANRQRPVDFFELVVDKQSYPTTVENIFNFAFLIREDMAKLNISNDGMPKVEPVVEDREEGRRKKNEQESNQMIFHWITKSGR; this comes from the exons ATGCAGGTGGTGAACGAAGATGCGAAGAAAGTGGAGGAGTATCGTGTGTTGAACAAATCTCTGCGCCAATCGTTCAGTGCCAATCGTCAACGACCCGTCGACTTTTTCGAGTTGGTAGTCGATAAACAGTCGTATCCGACCACTGTCGAAAACATCTTCAATTTCGCCTTCCTCATCCGAGAGGACATGGCTAAACTGAATATCA GTAATGATGGTATGCCCAAAGTGGAACCAGTGGTCGAagatagagaagaaggaagacgGAAGAAAAATGAGCAAGAATCCAACCAGATGATTTTTCATTGGATCACGAAAAGTGGAAGGTAA